Proteins encoded together in one Passer domesticus isolate bPasDom1 chromosome 6, bPasDom1.hap1, whole genome shotgun sequence window:
- the PLA2G4B gene encoding cytosolic phospholipase A2 beta isoform X6, with amino-acid sequence MPEMKFCPIHMLSVRIIQAKNIKSRDLLTASDCYVRLWLPSAYPGKLRTKTIRNSDNPVWNETFYFRIQREVENILELAVCDEDALTKDDMQFTVLFNVARIRPGETIRETFALKSETERCYKKWESLEVEFWMERVPGPPEHLITNDVLVSREVCCLEVHVDINESRKYLREGKNLVLTVPASHERTQKTTEDTDTFYFHCVKAWEPVLKVRLQKVSDKEDDNSNLSDTLTVPLKFLPVGHKVKVTLPVRNNVPLQLYLQLNACTEKLDVRLGYDLCQGEQEFLHKRKRVVAGALKRVLHLERDLHGHEVPVIAVMATGGGLRAMSAMFGHLLALQKLNLLDCVTYLTGASGSTWTLADLYEHADWSQKSLEGPLKAVKEQVTKCKLNLMSIDHLKYYHKELAERAKAGHVPSFTTLWSLVQEMFLHERPRKYKLTDQRKALEHGQNPLPFYAVLNVKEEKFGTFKFREWADFSPYEVAIPKYGVSIPSEYFDSEFFMGRRVKKLPESRICYLEGLWTNIFTRNLLDGLYWSSNSNEFWERWSQDMVDIEKHSPEEDITVIEPPSCLSGKLYEMFQDIMTKRPLLGKSHNFLRGLEFHKDYIHQKKFIEWKDTVLDGFPNNLTPLQKYLCLIDVGYFINTSGAALFKPERNVDVIISLDYGLGHVFKQLEMTYKYCKIQNIPFPKVELSPEEEKNPKECYIFADAEDPRAPIVIHFPLVNDTFKEFKEPGVKRGHSEMEEGKVNLENSCSPYYLIRLIYSSENFDKLVNLSRYNILNNKDLLLQAIRSAVERKKSRRTGNFSSYSGYP; translated from the exons tgacagcatCAGACTGCTATGTACGCTTGTGGCTGCCGTCTGCTTATCCTGGAAAGCTTCGGACCAAAACCATCAGGAATTCTGACAACCCTGTCTGGAATGAGACTTTCTACTTTAGGATCCAGAGGGAAGTCGAG AATATTTTAGAATTGGCAGTGTGTGATGAAGATGCACTCACCAAAGATGACATGCAGTTCACAGTTCTTTTTAATGTTGCTAGAATCAGACCTGGGGAGACAATCCGTGAGACATTTGCTTTGAAATCAGAG ACAGAGAGGTGCTATAAGAAATGGGAAAGTTTGGAAGTGGAATTCTGGATGGAAAGAGT TCCTGGTCCTCCAGAGCATCTCATTACCAATGATGTCCTAGTG TCCCGTGAGGTTTGCTGCTTGGAAGTGCATGTGGACATTAATGAAAGCAGGAAATACTTGAGAG AGGGTAAAAATCTCGTGCTAACGGTGCCTGCATCTCATGAGAGAACGCAGAAGACGACAGAGGACACCGACACTTTCTACTTCCACTGCGTGAAGGCTTGGGAGCCAGTTCTAAAAGTCAGGCTGCAG AAAGTTTCTGATAAGGAAGATGACAACAGCAATTTAAGTGACACCTTAACGGTACCACTGAAGTTTCTCCCTGTTGGACATAAAGTGAAAGTAACCCTTCCCGTAAGAAAC AATGTGCCACTACAGTTGTACCTCCAATTAAATGCTTG CACAGAAAAACTAGATGTGCGCTTAGGGTATGATCTGTGCCAAGGAGAGCAGGAGTTCCTGCATAAGAGGAAGAGAGTCGTTGCTGGTGCCCTGAAAAGGGTTCTTCATCTGGAAAGAGATCTACATGGACATGAG GTCCCAGTAATAGCTGTTATGGCAACAGGCGGAGGTCTCAGAGCAATGTCAGCTATGTTTGGCCACCTCTTAGCCCTTCAGAAGCTAAATCTGTTGGACTGTGTCACCTATCTCACAGGGGCTTCTGGCTCAACATG GACCCTAGCAGACCTGTATGAGCATGCTGACTGGTCACAGAAGTCTCTGGAGGGGCCACTTAAAGCAGTTAAAGAGCAAGTGACAAAATGCAAACTCAACCTTATGTCTATAGACCATCTGAAGTATTATCACAAGGAACTTGCTGAAAGGGCAaaggcaggacatgtgccatcTTTTACAACTCTGTGGTCACTTGTTCAGGAGATGTTCTTACATGAGCGG CCAAGAAAGTACAAACTCACTGACCAGCGCAAGGCATTGGAGCATGGACAAAACCCACTGCCTTTCTATGCAGTCCTCAATGTGAAAGAGGAGAAGTTTGGTACTTTCAAATTTAGAG AGTGGGCAGATTTCTCTCCTTATGAAGTGGCCATACCAAAATATGGAGTCTCCAttccttcagaatattttgacaGTGAGTTCTTCATGGGAAGGAGAGTGAAGAAGCTGCCAGAATCTCGGATCTGCTACCTGGAAG GTCTTTGGACAAACATCTTTACTAGGAATTTGCTGGATGGCTTGTACTGGTCCTCAAATTCAAATGAATTCTGGGAACGGTGGTCCCAAGATATGGTAGATATAG AAAAACATTCTCCTGAGGAAGACATTACTGTTATTGAGCCTCCATCTTGTTTGTCAGGAAAGTTGTATGAAATGTTTCAGGACATTATGACCAAGCGTCCACTACTGGGAAAGTCACATAACTTCCTGAGAGGCTTAGAGTTTCATAAGGATTATATCCATCAGAAAAAATTTATTGAATGGAAAG acACTGTACTGGATGGTTTTCCTAACAATCTGACACCGCTGCAGAAATATCTTTGTCTGATAGATGTTGGCTATTTCATCAACACCAGTGGTGCAGCACTTTTCAAGCCAGAGAGGAATGTAGATGTCATTATATCCCTTGATTATGGTTTGGGACATGTGTTCAAG CAATTAGAGATGACATACAAATATTGCAAGATACAAAATATCCCATTCCCCAAAGTGGAGCTGAGTCCAGAAGAAGAGAAGAACCCAAAGGAATGTTATATATTTGCGGATGCAGAGGACCCCAGAGCACCTATAGTAATCCATTTTCCCTTGGTGAATGACACCTTTAAGGAATTCAAGGAGCCAG GGGTGAAGCGTGGTCACTCAGAGATGGAAGAAGGCAAAGTAAATCTGGAGAACAGCTGCTCACCATACTACCTCATTAGGCTAATTTACTCCTCTGAAAATTTTGATAAACTTGTGAACCTGAGCAGATACAACATCCTCAATAACAAGGACCTGCTCCTCCAGGCGATCAGGAGTGCCGTAGAAcgaaagaaaagcagaaggacTGGGAATTTCTCCAGCTACTCTGGATACCCCTAA